A region of Methyloversatilis discipulorum DNA encodes the following proteins:
- the soxC gene encoding sulfite dehydrogenase — MPRQRPDLHTLPEVAGGGLLDRRLFLRRGLALATAAAAAETQAADELPWLHTPGAPFTPYGQPSSHERLTARRIGANRAVAGNGVSFTPLEELEGIITPNGLHFERHHNGVPQIDPARHRLVVHGLVRQALSFDVKSLLRYPMRSQMLFIECGGNSNAGWHGEPIQRSAGSVHGLLSCAEWTGVPLSILLDEAGVDAGASWVIAEGADAGAMNMSIPLTKIRDDCLIGLYQNGERLRPENGYPMRLIVPGWEGVLHVKWLQRLEVTDQPVMSRNETSKYTELQPSGKARQFTFTMDCKSLITSPSHGQTLPRPDVYQVSGLAWSGHGRIRRVEVSADGGKSWADAALESPALPRCLTRFRIPWRWDGKPAVLKSRATDEHGNLQPERAALVAERGRAGYFHYNAIVAWAVEDDGLVTHTY; from the coding sequence ATGCCCCGCCAGCGGCCCGATCTCCACACCTTGCCGGAAGTCGCCGGCGGCGGCCTGCTCGATCGCCGGCTCTTCCTGCGTCGCGGGCTGGCACTGGCAACGGCCGCGGCTGCGGCGGAGACGCAGGCCGCTGACGAGCTTCCCTGGCTGCACACGCCGGGCGCACCCTTCACGCCCTATGGCCAACCCTCATCGCACGAGCGCCTGACGGCGCGACGCATCGGCGCCAATCGCGCGGTCGCCGGCAACGGCGTGTCCTTTACGCCACTGGAGGAACTCGAAGGCATCATCACGCCGAACGGCCTGCATTTCGAACGCCATCACAACGGCGTGCCGCAGATCGACCCGGCGCGCCACAGACTTGTCGTGCACGGTCTTGTGCGCCAAGCGCTGAGCTTCGACGTGAAATCGCTGCTGCGCTACCCGATGCGTTCGCAGATGCTGTTCATCGAGTGCGGCGGCAACAGCAACGCAGGCTGGCATGGCGAGCCGATACAGCGATCGGCCGGCTCCGTGCATGGGCTGCTGTCCTGCGCCGAATGGACCGGCGTGCCGCTGTCCATTCTGCTCGACGAGGCCGGTGTCGATGCCGGCGCGTCGTGGGTGATCGCCGAAGGTGCTGACGCGGGTGCGATGAACATGAGCATCCCGCTGACCAAGATACGCGACGACTGCCTGATCGGGCTGTACCAGAACGGGGAACGGCTGCGTCCGGAGAACGGCTACCCGATGCGCCTCATCGTGCCTGGCTGGGAGGGCGTGCTGCACGTCAAATGGCTGCAGCGGCTCGAAGTGACCGACCAGCCGGTGATGTCGCGCAACGAAACGTCGAAGTACACCGAATTGCAGCCCTCCGGCAAGGCGCGCCAGTTCACCTTCACGATGGACTGCAAGTCGCTCATCACGTCACCGTCGCACGGCCAGACACTGCCGCGCCCCGACGTCTATCAGGTGAGCGGGCTGGCGTGGAGCGGACACGGCCGCATCCGGCGGGTCGAAGTGTCGGCGGATGGCGGCAAGAGCTGGGCCGACGCCGCGCTCGAATCGCCGGCGCTGCCACGCTGCCTGACCCGTTTCCGCATACCGTGGCGCTGGGACGGCAAACCTGCGGTGCTCAAGAGCCGCGCCACCGACGAGCACGGCAATCTGCAGCCGGAGCGCGCGGCACTGGTCGCCGAGCGCGGGCGCGCCGGTTATTTCCACTACAACGCAATCGTTGCCTGGGCAGTCGAGGACGATGGGCTGGTCACGCACACATACTGA
- a CDS encoding FIST signal transduction protein: MARFAASSAFHEDWPVAMDLALSALDMPEDANLGFVYFADHYGGDLQEMFERLTRLTGIENWVGTSSVGVIGRAIAAQDRPGLSLLVGSLPEGSFRVFSGRERLPNALGTDAAPEQPYFAVVHADPATPDMADLVADMATKVSSGFVTGGLALARGQAPMIANGALRGGISGVAFNEQVSIMTRLTQGCCAVGETHVVTACDQNVITEINGRPALDAFLEAAGTSLGQDLRRAARYILPGLGVTGRDEAEFRVRNVIGLDPGNGLIAINDTVEVGQRLRFYRRDADCARADMQRMLNDLRATLEQPPLAALYISCAARGAHMFGDDNTEPEMLEEAFPGMPVAGFFAGGEISHDQLYGYTGVLTLFL; the protein is encoded by the coding sequence ATGGCCCGATTCGCTGCCAGTTCGGCCTTCCACGAAGACTGGCCGGTCGCGATGGACCTGGCACTGTCGGCGCTCGACATGCCTGAGGACGCCAACCTCGGCTTCGTCTACTTCGCCGATCACTACGGCGGCGACCTGCAGGAAATGTTCGAGCGCCTGACCCGGCTCACCGGCATCGAGAACTGGGTCGGCACCAGCTCGGTCGGCGTCATCGGCCGCGCCATCGCGGCACAGGACCGGCCTGGCCTTTCGCTGCTGGTGGGCAGCCTGCCGGAGGGCAGCTTCCGCGTGTTCTCAGGCCGCGAGCGCCTGCCCAACGCGCTGGGCACCGACGCCGCCCCCGAGCAGCCCTACTTCGCCGTGGTGCACGCCGATCCGGCAACGCCGGACATGGCGGATCTGGTCGCCGACATGGCCACCAAGGTGTCGAGCGGCTTCGTCACCGGCGGGCTGGCGCTGGCGCGCGGACAGGCACCGATGATCGCCAACGGTGCCCTGCGCGGCGGCATCAGCGGCGTCGCCTTCAACGAGCAGGTTTCCATCATGACGCGCCTGACGCAGGGCTGCTGCGCGGTCGGCGAAACCCATGTCGTCACCGCCTGCGACCAGAACGTCATCACCGAAATCAACGGCCGCCCCGCGCTGGACGCCTTCCTCGAAGCGGCCGGCACCTCGCTCGGCCAGGATCTGCGGCGGGCGGCGCGCTACATCCTGCCCGGACTGGGCGTGACTGGACGAGACGAGGCCGAATTCCGCGTGCGCAACGTGATCGGCCTCGACCCCGGCAACGGTCTGATCGCCATCAACGACACGGTCGAGGTTGGACAGAGGCTGCGCTTCTACCGGCGCGACGCCGACTGTGCGCGCGCTGACATGCAGCGCATGCTGAACGACCTGCGTGCGACACTGGAGCAGCCGCCGCTCGCGGCGCTTTACATCTCCTGCGCCGCACGCGGCGCGCACATGTTCGGCGACGACAACACCGAGCCCGAGATGCTGGAGGAGGCATTTCCCGGCATGCCGGTAGCCGGTTTTTTCGCCGGCGGCGAAATTTCGCACGACCAGCTGTATGGCTACACCGGCGTGCTGACGCTCTTCCTCTGA
- a CDS encoding PhaM family polyhydroxyalkanoate granule multifunctional regulatory protein — protein sequence MASDSSQYDPMEFLRSVWGQMPFPVPGFVTPTLDVGELDKRITDLKAVEGWLRMNLSMLQTSIQGLEVQRATLATMQAMAASATSAAAAGAAHAQDPAQNPMQAFGNAAMWPWTLMQNAGAAHPSSTAAGDDTPPPSGGG from the coding sequence ATGGCCAGCGACTCCTCACAGTACGACCCGATGGAATTCCTGCGTTCCGTATGGGGGCAGATGCCCTTCCCGGTACCCGGTTTCGTCACCCCGACGCTCGACGTCGGCGAACTGGACAAGCGCATCACCGACCTGAAGGCGGTCGAAGGCTGGCTGCGCATGAACCTCAGCATGCTGCAGACCAGCATCCAGGGCCTGGAGGTACAGCGCGCGACGCTGGCCACCATGCAGGCGATGGCGGCCAGCGCCACCAGCGCAGCGGCCGCTGGCGCAGCGCATGCACAGGACCCGGCACAAAACCCGATGCAGGCATTCGGCAACGCCGCCATGTGGCCGTGGACGCTGATGCAGAACGCGGGTGCCGCACATCCGTCGTCGACCGCAGCGGGCGACGACACGCCGCCGCCCTCCGGCGGAGGCTGA
- a CDS encoding ATP-binding response regulator, producing MSQMTPPVVLPEDTTIESLTRERGDAAARLEPGEQAQLDRQVVATQIQMLYANLGTAFGGQILGTLLVAWTVYDTAPLWTVALWFVLSMANQVSRLVLLRQYRRAAPDAASAPRWGTYWLIGAAISGVLWSSTLWLFFSPEAPEQQIVLMSLLVSVCGVAAALTSMHLPSYYTFLGATLLPVIARYIWEGSRHDLLVAFIVSVLMIALWRVGKNFNALIERALRSRYANEVLSRRLESQNIELSEARDRADQASRAKSQFFAAASHDLRQPLHAMGLFAAALSAKAHEPEVANLVTSISSSVEALEGLFNELLDISKIDAGKVKPEITDVSVSALFDRLRMDFEPEAFDRGLAFRIRSRAAWVRSDPVLLERILRNLISNAMRYTPAGGVLVSTRVRRNGLRFEVWDTGMGIAPDDQSRIFEEFVQLANAERDRRKGLGLGLSIVQRLSALLGHPVSLASRPGRGTVFRIDVPMGRAPVVRATAVRTERSQADLGGRCILVIDDEASIVNGMAALLGSWGAQTLIASKHEEAMNSVTERGTPPDLIIADYQLRDGEVGPDVVAAVRRHFGVDIPAILVTGSATPERLEEAKDLGHHLLLKPVMPAKLRTLIQFKLKEQVASA from the coding sequence ATGAGCCAGATGACGCCTCCGGTCGTGCTGCCCGAAGACACGACCATCGAGTCGCTGACGCGCGAGCGCGGCGACGCGGCGGCGCGGCTGGAGCCGGGCGAACAGGCCCAGCTCGACCGTCAGGTCGTGGCAACGCAGATCCAGATGCTGTACGCCAACCTGGGCACTGCCTTCGGTGGTCAGATCCTCGGCACGCTGCTGGTCGCCTGGACGGTATATGACACCGCCCCGCTATGGACGGTCGCACTGTGGTTCGTGCTGTCGATGGCCAACCAGGTGTCGCGTCTGGTGCTGCTGCGCCAGTACAGACGTGCCGCACCGGACGCCGCCAGCGCGCCGCGCTGGGGCACCTACTGGCTGATCGGCGCCGCCATTTCCGGCGTGCTGTGGAGTTCGACGCTGTGGCTGTTCTTCAGTCCGGAAGCGCCGGAACAGCAGATCGTGCTGATGTCGCTGCTGGTGTCGGTGTGCGGCGTCGCGGCCGCGCTGACCTCGATGCACCTGCCCAGCTACTACACCTTCCTCGGTGCCACGCTGCTGCCGGTGATCGCGCGCTACATCTGGGAGGGCAGCCGACACGACCTGCTGGTAGCCTTCATCGTGTCCGTGCTGATGATCGCGCTGTGGCGGGTCGGCAAGAATTTCAACGCACTGATCGAGCGTGCGCTGCGCAGCCGTTATGCCAACGAGGTGCTCAGTCGCCGCCTTGAGTCACAGAACATCGAGCTGTCGGAAGCACGTGACCGCGCCGACCAGGCCAGCCGCGCCAAGAGCCAGTTCTTCGCCGCGGCCAGCCACGACCTGCGCCAGCCGCTGCACGCGATGGGCCTGTTCGCCGCCGCGCTGTCGGCCAAGGCGCACGAGCCGGAGGTGGCGAATCTGGTCACCAGCATCAGCAGTTCGGTCGAGGCGCTGGAAGGACTGTTCAACGAGCTGCTCGACATTTCGAAGATCGACGCCGGCAAGGTGAAGCCGGAAATCACCGATGTGTCGGTCAGCGCCCTGTTCGACCGGCTGCGCATGGATTTCGAACCGGAAGCCTTCGATCGTGGCCTGGCCTTCCGCATCCGCTCGCGCGCCGCCTGGGTGCGCAGCGACCCGGTGCTGCTCGAACGCATCCTGCGCAACCTCATTTCGAACGCGATGCGCTACACGCCGGCGGGCGGCGTGCTGGTCAGCACGCGCGTGCGCCGTAACGGACTGCGTTTCGAGGTGTGGGACACCGGCATGGGCATCGCACCGGACGACCAGAGCCGCATCTTCGAGGAGTTCGTGCAGCTGGCCAATGCCGAACGCGACCGGCGCAAGGGCCTGGGCCTCGGCCTGTCCATCGTGCAGAGATTGTCGGCCCTGCTGGGGCATCCGGTCAGCCTGGCGTCGCGCCCCGGTCGAGGCACCGTGTTCCGCATCGACGTACCGATGGGCCGCGCCCCGGTAGTCCGCGCCACCGCAGTGCGCACCGAGCGCAGCCAGGCCGACCTCGGCGGTCGTTGCATCCTGGTCATCGACGACGAGGCCAGCATCGTCAATGGCATGGCCGCGCTGCTCGGCAGCTGGGGCGCGCAGACGCTGATCGCCAGCAAGCACGAGGAAGCGATGAACAGCGTGACCGAACGCGGCACACCGCCCGACCTCATCATCGCCGACTACCAGTTGCGCGACGGCGAAGTCGGGCCGGATGTGGTGGCGGCGGTGCGCCGGCATTTCGGCGTCGACATTCCGGCCATCCTGGTCACCGGCAGCGCAACACCGGAGCGCCTGGAAGAGGCGAAGGACCTCGGCCATCACCTGCTGCTCAAGCCGGTGATGCCAGCCAAGCTGCGCACGCTGATCCAGTTCAAGCTGAAGGAGCAGGTCGCTTCGGCTTAA
- a CDS encoding response regulator: protein MKILIVDDHPLIREALRHVLPGLAADIRLYDAPDCEGGLRLADEHPDLDLALLDLTLPGCRGMSALQTFRGAHPALPIVVLSGFDDSDTVLAALDEGAMGFIPKSSTNEVLLGALRLVLSGGVYVPRQAIVGELGLGAPRQEEAPRRPQTASDIGLTERQAEVLTLMVQGKPNKEICRELNLAEGTVKVHITAILKALGASNRTQAVLAASRIGLKLGTPGSTP from the coding sequence ATGAAGATACTGATCGTTGACGATCACCCGCTGATACGCGAAGCGCTGCGCCACGTGCTGCCGGGCCTTGCGGCCGACATCCGTCTGTACGACGCGCCAGATTGCGAAGGCGGTCTGCGGCTGGCCGACGAGCACCCCGATCTCGACCTCGCCCTGCTCGATCTGACGCTGCCGGGCTGCCGCGGCATGAGCGCGCTGCAGACCTTCCGCGGCGCACATCCGGCGCTGCCCATCGTCGTACTGTCGGGTTTCGACGATTCGGACACGGTTCTGGCGGCGCTCGACGAGGGCGCGATGGGCTTCATTCCGAAATCGAGCACCAACGAAGTACTGCTCGGCGCGCTGCGCCTGGTGCTGTCCGGCGGCGTCTACGTGCCGCGCCAGGCCATCGTCGGCGAACTGGGCCTCGGTGCGCCGCGCCAGGAAGAGGCGCCACGGCGACCGCAGACCGCTTCCGACATCGGCCTGACCGAGCGTCAGGCGGAAGTGCTGACTCTGATGGTGCAGGGCAAGCCGAACAAGGAAATCTGTCGCGAACTGAATCTGGCCGAAGGCACGGTCAAGGTGCACATCACCGCCATCCTGAAGGCGCTTGGCGCCAGCAACCGCACGCAGGCGGTGCTGGCTGCGAGCCGCATCGGACTGAAGCTCGGAACGCCGGGCTCGACACCATGA
- a CDS encoding response regulator: MGCLLIVEDHALVREGMAQTLARLGAEWCVIEASDAAQALAVIDGGAEVDLVLTDLMLPGMNGFSLLATLRERDPSLPVVVVSALSDKATVSRAMRQGASGFVSKGDSGDQLVQAVRLVLDGGLYTPPERRPPNARAGRTSATIRPSPADDYGLTQAQTRVLHLLAEGRSNREIAESLGLAEGTVKVHVTRIFKAMKVTSRAQVLIALAQRGTRREN; this comes from the coding sequence TTGGGCTGTCTGCTCATCGTCGAAGATCATGCGCTGGTGCGCGAAGGCATGGCCCAGACGCTGGCGCGGCTGGGTGCGGAGTGGTGCGTGATCGAGGCGTCCGACGCGGCGCAGGCGCTGGCCGTGATCGACGGCGGTGCCGAGGTCGATCTGGTGCTGACCGACCTGATGCTGCCCGGCATGAACGGCTTTTCTCTGCTCGCCACGCTGCGCGAACGCGATCCGTCGCTGCCGGTGGTGGTGGTGTCCGCGCTGAGCGACAAGGCGACGGTGTCGCGTGCGATGCGCCAGGGCGCGTCGGGCTTCGTGTCGAAAGGCGATTCGGGCGACCAGCTGGTACAGGCGGTCCGCCTGGTACTCGACGGCGGCCTCTATACCCCGCCCGAGCGTCGCCCGCCCAACGCGCGGGCCGGGCGCACGTCGGCGACGATACGCCCGAGTCCGGCCGACGACTACGGTCTGACACAGGCGCAGACGCGGGTGCTGCACCTGCTGGCCGAGGGGCGTTCCAATCGCGAGATCGCCGAGTCGCTCGGCCTGGCCGAAGGTACGGTCAAGGTGCACGTGACGCGCATCTTCAAGGCGATGAAGGTGACGTCTCGTGCGCAGGTACTGATCGCGCTGGCACAGCGCGGTACGCGCCGCGAGAACTGA